One genomic segment of Acidimicrobiales bacterium includes these proteins:
- the sufC gene encoding Fe-S cluster assembly ATPase SufC codes for MAELRIQGLTAEVEGRPILNGIDLVVASGEVHAVMGPNGSGKSTLSHVLMGKPGYEVTGGSVTLDGVELLDLPTWRRAQAGLFLAMQYPVEVPGVSLEDVLAEAFAAHGRDVTVVPTEIAAEAERIGFAERLHTRALNVDLSGGEKKRNETLQLAVLRPRFAVLDELDSGLDVDALRACARRVEAATHDTDLGVLAITHYKRLLDELKPDVVHVLSKGRIVATGGPELADELELSGYASYAEEEKVAVTATPRTLDPSMHPGAGGPGGMFGDPMSDPFADPLA; via the coding sequence ATGGCCGAACTGCGCATCCAGGGCCTGACCGCCGAGGTCGAGGGCCGCCCCATCCTGAACGGCATCGACCTCGTCGTCGCCTCCGGCGAGGTCCACGCCGTGATGGGCCCCAACGGCTCGGGCAAGTCCACCCTGTCGCACGTGCTCATGGGCAAGCCCGGGTACGAGGTCACGGGCGGCTCGGTCACCCTTGACGGCGTCGAGCTGCTCGACCTGCCCACCTGGCGGCGGGCTCAGGCCGGCCTCTTCCTGGCGATGCAGTACCCGGTCGAGGTGCCCGGCGTGAGCCTCGAGGACGTGCTCGCCGAGGCGTTCGCGGCCCACGGGCGCGACGTCACCGTCGTCCCCACCGAGATCGCTGCGGAAGCCGAGCGCATCGGCTTCGCCGAGCGGCTCCACACCCGGGCGCTCAACGTCGACCTCTCCGGCGGCGAGAAGAAGCGCAACGAGACCCTCCAGCTCGCCGTCCTGCGCCCTCGCTTCGCGGTGCTCGACGAGCTCGACTCCGGTCTCGATGTGGACGCGCTGCGGGCCTGCGCCCGCCGGGTGGAGGCGGCGACGCACGACACGGACCTCGGTGTCCTCGCCATCACCCACTACAAGCGCCTGCTCGACGAGCTGAAGCCCGACGTCGTGCACGTGCTGTCGAAGGGCCGCATCGTGGCGACGGGCGGTCCGGAGCTGGCCGACGAGCTCGAGCTGAGCGGCTACGCCTCCTACGCCGAGGAGGAGAAGGTCGCCGTCACGGCCACCCCCCGCACGCTCGACCCGTCGATGCACCCCGGCGCCGGCGGACCGGGTGGGATGTTCGGCGACCCGATGTCCGATCCGTTCGCCGACCCGCTCGCCTGA
- a CDS encoding 4a-hydroxytetrahydrobiopterin dehydratase: MPDELLTPADLQQALADLPSWTVEGGRLHRELRFADFSEAFGFMARVALAAEKLDHHPDWSNSWNRVVIDIASHDAGGLTARCVELARRVDRAAPGYAG; the protein is encoded by the coding sequence GTGCCCGACGAGCTGCTCACCCCCGCGGATCTCCAGCAGGCGCTCGCCGACCTGCCGTCGTGGACGGTGGAGGGCGGTCGCCTGCACCGCGAGCTCCGGTTCGCCGACTTCTCCGAGGCCTTCGGGTTCATGGCTCGCGTGGCCCTCGCCGCCGAGAAGCTCGACCACCACCCCGACTGGTCGAACAGCTGGAACCGCGTCGTGATCGACATCGCCAGCCACGATGCAGGCGGTCTCACCGCCCGCTGTGTCGAGCTGGCTCGTCGGGTCGACCGCGCCGCCCCGGGGTACGCCGGCTGA
- a CDS encoding SUF system NifU family Fe-S cluster assembly protein: MPGLEDLYREIILDHYRNPRNRGELEVPPAHRVEGFNPLCGDEIVIYLEVGDDGRVDDIRIAGQGCSISQSSASMMSQAVKGRTVAEIEDLSRAFKAMMSIHESSLEGGDDATEDAEGADDTEIADVKLGDLEALRGVVKFPVRIKCATLAWNTLAQGLDEATGS; the protein is encoded by the coding sequence ATGCCCGGCCTCGAAGACCTGTACCGCGAGATCATCCTCGACCACTATCGCAACCCCCGGAACCGGGGCGAGCTCGAGGTCCCTCCCGCCCACCGGGTCGAGGGGTTCAACCCGCTGTGCGGCGACGAGATCGTGATCTACCTCGAGGTGGGCGACGACGGGAGGGTCGACGACATCCGCATCGCCGGCCAGGGCTGCTCGATCAGCCAGTCGTCGGCGTCGATGATGTCCCAGGCCGTCAAGGGCCGGACCGTGGCGGAGATCGAGGACCTCTCGAGAGCGTTCAAGGCGATGATGTCGATCCACGAGAGCTCGCTCGAAGGGGGCGACGACGCCACGGAGGACGCCGAGGGCGCCGACGACACCGAGATCGCCGACGTGAAGCTCGGCGACCTCGAGGCGCTGCGTGGGGTCGTGAAGTTCCCGGTCCGGATCAAGTGCGCCACCCTGGCCTGGAACACCCTCGCCCAGGGCCTCGACGAGGCCACCGGGTCCTAG
- a CDS encoding SufS family cysteine desulfurase, with product MALTVTDPLDTAAVKADFPLLARDVDGIPIVYLDSAASSQKPTVVIETMDTYYRTINANVHRGVYRIAEEATNAMEGARAKVARFIGAASPSEVVFTKNATESLNLVAQAWGRANLTEGDVVVLTHMEHHANIVPWQMLAAEKGVELRWIPLDEQGRLDLTDLDALLTDAKVLAVTAMSNVLGTINPVALLTDAARRAGALSVVDACQSVPHLPTDVAAMGADVVAFSGHKMLGPTGVGVLWGREALLDEMPPFLGGGEMIRDVRLDGFTTNDLPWKFEAGTPPIAEIIGLGAAVDYLEALGMEAVRAHELALTHYALDAFATRFGDDLVVHGPSDPSERGGVFSFAYRDLHPHDVSQVLDQHAVCVRAGHHCAKPLMRLLGVGATARASVYVYNDTADIDALCDALDATGSFFTI from the coding sequence ATGGCGCTGACCGTCACCGACCCGCTCGACACCGCGGCGGTCAAGGCCGACTTCCCGCTGTTGGCCCGCGACGTCGACGGGATCCCGATCGTCTACCTCGACTCGGCCGCCTCGTCGCAGAAGCCCACCGTCGTCATCGAGACGATGGACACCTACTACCGGACGATCAACGCCAACGTGCACCGCGGCGTCTACCGCATCGCCGAAGAGGCCACCAACGCCATGGAGGGCGCCCGGGCCAAGGTGGCCCGCTTCATCGGCGCGGCCTCCCCCAGCGAGGTCGTGTTCACCAAGAACGCCACCGAGTCGCTGAACCTCGTCGCCCAGGCCTGGGGTCGCGCCAACCTCACCGAGGGCGACGTCGTGGTGCTCACCCACATGGAGCACCACGCCAACATCGTGCCCTGGCAGATGCTCGCCGCCGAGAAGGGCGTCGAGCTGCGCTGGATCCCGCTCGACGAGCAGGGTCGTCTCGACCTCACCGACCTCGACGCGCTGCTCACGGACGCCAAGGTCCTCGCCGTGACGGCGATGTCGAACGTGCTCGGCACGATCAACCCCGTCGCGCTGCTCACCGACGCCGCCCGCCGGGCAGGGGCCCTCAGCGTCGTCGACGCCTGCCAGTCGGTGCCCCACCTGCCCACCGACGTCGCCGCCATGGGCGCCGACGTCGTCGCGTTCTCGGGCCACAAGATGCTCGGACCCACCGGCGTGGGCGTGCTGTGGGGCCGCGAAGCCCTCCTCGACGAGATGCCGCCCTTCCTCGGCGGTGGCGAGATGATCCGCGACGTCCGCCTCGACGGGTTCACGACGAACGACCTGCCCTGGAAGTTCGAAGCGGGCACCCCGCCGATCGCCGAGATCATCGGCCTCGGCGCGGCGGTCGACTACCTCGAGGCGCTGGGGATGGAGGCGGTGCGGGCTCACGAGCTGGCCCTCACCCACTACGCCCTCGACGCGTTCGCCACCCGCTTCGGCGACGACCTCGTGGTGCACGGCCCGTCCGACCCCTCCGAGCGAGGCGGGGTGTTCAGCTTCGCGTACCGCGACCTGCACCCCCACGACGTGAGCCAGGTGCTCGACCAGCACGCCGTGTGCGTCAGGGCCGGCCACCACTGCGCCAAGCCGCTCATGCGCCTGCTCGGGGTGGGCGCCACGGCCAGGGCGTCGGTGTACGTCTACAACGACACCGCCGACATCGACGCGCTGTGCGACGCCCTCGACGCCACGGGGTCCTTCTTCACCATCTGA
- the sufC gene encoding Fe-S cluster assembly ATPase SufC encodes MAALLFAIDDLHVSTASDQPSEILRGLDLTIGAGEVHALMGPNGSGKSTLASTLLGSPEYQVTAGHILFNGDDVTDWPTDVRAKSGMFLAFQYPQEIAGVSVLNFLRQALSARKGIDLSMLELRLAIMEWMERLDMDPSFADRYLNEGFSGGEKKRNEILQMAILEPEVAILDETDSGLDIDALRVVAKGVREVQAARPGLGILAITHYQRLLTELQPDVVHVLIDGRIVASGGMELAEKLEVEGYDAWR; translated from the coding sequence ATGGCCGCCCTACTCTTCGCCATCGACGACCTGCACGTCAGCACCGCCTCCGACCAGCCGAGCGAGATCCTCCGGGGCCTCGACCTCACCATCGGCGCCGGCGAGGTCCACGCCCTGATGGGCCCGAACGGCTCGGGAAAGTCCACCCTCGCCTCCACGCTCCTCGGCAGCCCCGAGTACCAGGTCACGGCCGGGCACATCCTGTTCAACGGCGACGACGTCACCGACTGGCCCACCGACGTGCGGGCCAAGTCCGGCATGTTCCTCGCCTTCCAGTACCCACAGGAGATCGCCGGCGTCTCGGTGCTCAACTTCCTGCGCCAGGCCCTCAGCGCCCGCAAGGGCATCGACCTGTCGATGCTCGAGCTGCGCCTGGCGATCATGGAGTGGATGGAACGCCTCGACATGGACCCGTCGTTCGCCGACCGGTACCTCAACGAGGGCTTCTCCGGGGGTGAGAAGAAGCGCAACGAGATCCTCCAGATGGCCATCCTCGAGCCAGAGGTGGCGATCCTCGACGAGACGGACTCGGGCCTCGACATCGACGCGCTGCGGGTCGTGGCCAAGGGGGTCCGCGAGGTCCAGGCCGCACGACCCGGCCTGGGGATCCTCGCCATCACCCACTACCAACGGCTGCTCACCGAGTTGCAGCCCGACGTCGTGCACGTGCTCATCGACGGTCGTATCGTCGCCTCGGGTGGCATGGAGCTGGCCGAGAAGCTCGAGGTCGAGGGGTACGACGCATGGCGCTGA
- a CDS encoding MBL fold metallo-hydrolase has product MTLLSSDTGWELHNVVVGPVDNNVYVLRCTETGDALLIDAANEHDRLLELCRTLEVRTVVETHGHWDHIQAIPEIRDAGYEVGVTAADAGMLPSYDYLLEDDTVFDVGRLKLRTILTPGHTPGSICFRVEGTPLLFTGDTLFPGGPGNTSFEHSDFDTIIESIDRRLFTLPADLIVLPGHGDRTTIGTERPHLQEWVDRGW; this is encoded by the coding sequence ATGACACTGCTGTCGAGCGACACCGGGTGGGAGCTCCACAACGTGGTCGTGGGCCCCGTCGACAACAACGTCTACGTGCTGCGCTGCACCGAGACCGGCGACGCGCTCCTCATCGACGCCGCCAACGAGCACGACCGGCTCCTCGAGCTGTGTCGGACCCTCGAGGTGCGCACCGTGGTCGAGACCCACGGCCACTGGGACCACATCCAGGCCATCCCCGAGATCCGCGACGCCGGCTACGAGGTGGGGGTCACCGCCGCCGACGCCGGCATGCTCCCGAGCTACGACTACCTGCTCGAGGACGACACCGTGTTCGACGTGGGTCGCCTGAAGCTGCGCACGATCCTCACCCCCGGCCACACACCGGGCTCGATCTGCTTCAGGGTCGAGGGCACCCCGCTCCTCTTCACCGGCGACACCCTGTTCCCCGGCGGACCGGGCAACACCAGCTTCGAGCACAGCGACTTCGACACCATCATCGAATCGATCGACCGGCGGCTCTTCACGCTCCCCGCCGACCTGATCGTCCTCCCCGGCCACGGCGACCGCACCACGATCGGGACCGAGCGCCCGCACCTCCAGGAGTGGGTCGACCGGGGCTGGTGA
- a CDS encoding type II toxin-antitoxin system VapC family toxin: protein MTLAVDTSALVLRYLDEPRTEEVLAAMEADPVWVASDLLRCEVTVLLHRLAGGPAQADELLRSFHADWDAFHVVPVDERCLTRAAEIGADFGLRVVDAVHLAAAARLPRPVRYLTLDPRQVLTAVALDLEPVPTPTE from the coding sequence ATGACCCTCGCCGTCGACACCAGCGCGCTGGTGCTGCGCTACCTCGACGAGCCTCGGACCGAGGAGGTGCTGGCGGCGATGGAGGCCGATCCCGTCTGGGTGGCGTCCGACCTGTTGCGCTGCGAGGTGACGGTCCTGCTGCACCGCCTGGCCGGCGGACCCGCCCAGGCCGACGAGCTGCTGCGGTCCTTCCACGCCGACTGGGACGCCTTCCACGTGGTGCCCGTGGACGAGCGCTGCCTGACCCGGGCCGCCGAGATCGGTGCCGACTTCGGGCTGCGGGTCGTCGACGCCGTCCACCTCGCCGCCGCCGCCCGACTGCCCCGACCCGTCCGCTACCTCACGCTCGACCCCCGCCAGGTCCTCACCGCCGTCGCCCTCGACCTCGAGCCGGTCCCCACCCCCACCGAGTGA
- a CDS encoding type II toxin-antitoxin system prevent-host-death family antitoxin, which produces MEIGIRELRADLAAVVRRAGAGESVVVTVSGRPVARLGPVDTPDPSPGLDQLVAVGAVIPPRVRPDDRPVARARIPVDARPERELRKVRG; this is translated from the coding sequence ATGGAGATCGGCATCCGGGAGCTGCGGGCCGACCTGGCCGCCGTGGTACGACGCGCCGGCGCCGGTGAGTCGGTCGTCGTCACCGTCTCCGGCCGGCCCGTCGCCCGGCTGGGCCCCGTCGACACGCCCGACCCCTCCCCCGGCCTCGACCAGCTCGTCGCCGTCGGCGCCGTGATCCCGCCGCGGGTCCGACCCGACGACCGGCCCGTGGCCCGGGCCCGGATCCCCGTCGACGCCCGACCCGAACGCGAGCTGCGCAAGGTGCGGGGATGA
- a CDS encoding acyl-CoA/acyl-ACP dehydrogenase has protein sequence MNFAFSEEQEELRSIVRQFLEAKSSEAAVREQMETERGYDPEVWSQMAEQLGLQSLIVPEEFGGQGFGFVELTVVLEEMGRALLCAPFFSTVVLATNTLVNAGDDDAKAALLPGIASGETIATLAFTEANGRWDESGIEATATQDGGTWKITGTKMYVLDGHVADVVLVAARTPAGVSLFHVPGDAAGLTRTALSTMDQTRKQAKLEFDGVEATLIGTDGAGWDTLSTVLDLAAVGLAAEQVGGAQMCLDMAVEYAKVRVQFGRPIGSFQAIKHKCADMLLEVESAKSAAYYAGWCASEMNDELPSVASLAKAYCSDAYFHAAAENIQIHGGIGFTWEHPAHLYFKRAKSSELLFGDPTYHRELLAQRIGI, from the coding sequence ATGAACTTCGCATTCTCAGAAGAGCAGGAAGAGCTGCGCTCCATCGTCCGTCAGTTCCTCGAGGCCAAGTCCTCCGAGGCGGCGGTGCGGGAGCAGATGGAGACCGAGCGGGGCTACGACCCCGAGGTCTGGAGCCAGATGGCCGAGCAGCTCGGCCTCCAGAGCCTGATCGTCCCCGAGGAGTTCGGCGGGCAGGGCTTCGGGTTCGTCGAGCTCACGGTGGTGCTCGAGGAGATGGGCCGGGCCCTGCTGTGCGCCCCGTTCTTCTCCACCGTCGTGCTCGCCACGAACACCCTCGTCAACGCCGGGGACGACGACGCCAAGGCGGCGCTGCTGCCCGGCATCGCCTCGGGCGAGACCATCGCCACGCTGGCCTTCACCGAGGCCAACGGCCGGTGGGACGAGTCCGGCATCGAGGCCACCGCCACCCAGGACGGCGGCACCTGGAAGATCACCGGCACCAAGATGTACGTCCTCGACGGCCACGTCGCCGACGTCGTCCTCGTCGCCGCTCGCACCCCTGCCGGGGTGAGCCTGTTCCACGTCCCCGGCGACGCCGCCGGTCTCACCCGCACGGCGCTGTCCACCATGGACCAGACCCGCAAGCAGGCCAAGCTCGAGTTCGACGGCGTCGAGGCCACCCTCATCGGCACCGACGGCGCCGGGTGGGACACGCTGTCCACCGTGCTCGACCTCGCCGCCGTCGGCCTCGCCGCCGAGCAGGTCGGGGGCGCCCAGATGTGCCTCGACATGGCCGTCGAGTACGCCAAGGTGCGCGTGCAGTTCGGCCGGCCGATCGGCTCGTTCCAGGCCATCAAGCACAAGTGCGCCGACATGCTCCTCGAGGTCGAGTCGGCCAAGTCCGCCGCCTACTACGCCGGGTGGTGTGCGTCGGAGATGAACGACGAGCTCCCGTCGGTGGCCTCGCTGGCCAAGGCCTACTGCTCGGACGCCTACTTCCACGCCGCCGCCGAGAACATCCAGATCCACGGCGGCATCGGCTTCACCTGGGAGCATCCCGCCCACCTGTACTTCAAGCGGGCCAAGTCCTCCGAGCTGCTCTTCGGCGATCCCACGTACCACCGGGAGCTGCTGGCCCAGCGCATCGGGATCTGA
- a CDS encoding alpha/beta fold hydrolase, protein MEELFTSGGLAISGHLARPRIAPGTSVPGLIIAHGFPHANQGGRLSARSFPELAERIATEMGWMVVVFTFRGCGDSEGDFSLQGWLDDLLAGARFLREVDGVRGVWAAGFGTGGALALCAAARDPEIRGVAAMGAPADFDDWASHPRRLLQHARDTGLIRSASFPPAFDVWAREVRSVRAIAAMPDVAPRSVLLLHGSDDDLVPVFDARVLADAHGEADLRIIDGGGHQLRHDPRAVAVLLGWLNRQRAITVEERTA, encoded by the coding sequence GTGGAGGAGCTGTTCACGTCCGGTGGCCTGGCGATCAGCGGCCACCTGGCCCGCCCCCGGATCGCCCCCGGCACCTCGGTGCCCGGCCTGATCATCGCCCACGGCTTCCCCCACGCCAACCAGGGCGGTCGCCTGTCGGCCCGGTCGTTCCCGGAGCTCGCCGAGCGGATCGCCACCGAGATGGGCTGGATGGTGGTGGTGTTCACCTTCCGCGGGTGCGGGGACTCCGAGGGCGACTTCTCGCTGCAGGGATGGCTCGACGACCTCCTCGCCGGGGCCCGCTTCCTGCGGGAGGTCGACGGGGTGCGCGGCGTGTGGGCGGCCGGCTTCGGGACCGGCGGGGCGCTGGCGTTGTGCGCCGCCGCCCGGGACCCCGAGATCCGGGGGGTGGCGGCCATGGGCGCCCCTGCCGACTTCGACGACTGGGCCAGCCACCCGCGTCGGTTGCTCCAGCACGCCCGCGACACCGGGCTGATCCGATCGGCGTCGTTCCCTCCGGCCTTCGACGTGTGGGCGCGTGAGGTGCGCTCCGTGCGGGCCATCGCGGCGATGCCCGACGTCGCGCCCCGGTCGGTGCTGCTCCTGCACGGCTCCGACGACGACCTCGTGCCGGTGTTCGACGCCCGTGTGCTCGCCGACGCGCACGGCGAGGCCGACCTGCGCATCATCGACGGTGGCGGCCACCAGCTGCGCCACGACCCGCGGGCGGTGGCGGTGTTGCTCGGGTGGCTCAACCGGCAGCGGGCGATCACCGTCGAGGAACGCACCGCCTGA
- a CDS encoding Fe-S cluster assembly protein HesB, with product MATASIPVTGIPEADRLLVTDPLALLIGMLLDQQVPMEWAFKGPLTLRDRLGALDASAIATMDPEDLVAVFVEKPALHRYPAAMARRTHELCRFLVDHYDGDAARVWKGVRSGDEIYRRLRELPGYGDEKARIFLAILAKRFGRAPSGWEEAAAPFSDDVPRSVADISSPEALAEVRAFKKAQKAGGRGKAD from the coding sequence ATGGCCACCGCGTCGATCCCCGTCACCGGCATCCCCGAGGCCGACCGGCTCCTCGTCACCGATCCCCTCGCCCTGCTGATCGGGATGCTGCTCGACCAGCAGGTTCCCATGGAATGGGCGTTCAAGGGCCCCCTCACGTTGCGTGACCGCCTGGGTGCCCTCGACGCGTCGGCCATCGCGACGATGGACCCCGAGGACCTGGTGGCGGTCTTCGTCGAGAAGCCGGCGCTGCACCGCTACCCGGCGGCCATGGCCCGCCGCACCCACGAGCTGTGCCGGTTCCTCGTCGACCACTACGACGGCGACGCCGCCCGGGTGTGGAAGGGCGTCCGTTCGGGCGACGAGATCTACCGGCGCCTGCGGGAGCTCCCCGGCTACGGCGACGAGAAGGCCCGGATCTTCCTGGCCATCCTGGCCAAGCGGTTCGGCCGTGCACCCTCCGGGTGGGAGGAGGCTGCCGCGCCGTTCAGCGACGACGTGCCGCGTTCGGTGGCCGACATCTCCTCGCCCGAGGCCCTCGCCGAGGTGCGGGCGTTCAAGAAGGCCCAGAAGGCCGGGGGGCGCGGCAAGGCCGACTGA
- the aceE gene encoding pyruvate dehydrogenase (acetyl-transferring), homodimeric type: protein MNLDQHVSQLPDADPAETGEWLDSLDAVISARGKMRARYLVSRLTERARERQVGTPAEVSTPYVNTIPVTEQPWFPGDEYLEKRLRRFLRWNAAVMVINANKEAEGIGGHLSTFASSAMLYEVGFNHFFRGKEDGLAGDHVYFQGHAAPGVYARAYLERRLDETHLDNFRREIGGEGLSSYPHPWLMPDFWEFPTVSMGLGPINSIYHARFNKYLHNRSIDDTTGSRVWCFLGDGETDEPETLGSISLAGREQLDNLVWVVNCNLQRLDGPVRGNGKIIQELESVFRGAGWNVIKVIWGAGWDDLLARDVDGILLAKMNATLDGEWQRYAVEEGSYIREHFFGPDPRLRKLVEHLSDDDLRALPRGGHDYKKVYAAYQAAASSRGAPTVILAKTVKGWALGSEVEGRNATHQIKKLSMAQLRVLRERLHLHDDIPDDALDDEDTPPYHRPAEDSPEHQYLVSRRKALDGPVPTRSTAVRRPLAMPADAAFSEFDAGSGGQAVSTTMAFTRMLRSLCRDDDFGRRVVPIIPDEARTFGMDALFRELKIYASAGQLYEPVDASLLLSYVEGKDGQILEEGITEAGSMASFTAAGTSYATRGVPMVPFFIFYSMFGFQRVGDLIWAAADAQAKGFLIAATAGRTTLLGEGLQHQDGHSLVLASTVPTCHAYDPAFAYEMAAIIKHGLHRMYGGPGGTSTHGDGGFYYLTAYNENYEMPARPDGVTDDDIVGGLYRWSGAPEGLEAKATVVFSGTAQAAARDAQQALAEQGIGIELWSATSYKTLREDALEVERWNRLHPLDENRTSVVAERLGAAPGPIVAVTDFMKSVPDQIARFVPKRFVPLGTDGFGRSDTREALRRFFETDAAHVEVAVLSALAAEGEVDATAVADAIKRHELDADSPDPRTR, encoded by the coding sequence GTGAACCTCGACCAGCACGTCAGCCAGCTCCCCGACGCCGATCCGGCCGAGACCGGGGAGTGGCTCGACTCGCTCGACGCGGTCATCAGCGCCCGGGGGAAGATGCGGGCCCGCTACCTGGTGAGCCGACTCACCGAACGGGCACGCGAGCGCCAGGTCGGCACGCCCGCCGAGGTGTCCACCCCGTACGTCAACACGATCCCGGTCACCGAGCAGCCGTGGTTCCCCGGCGACGAGTACCTCGAGAAGCGGCTCCGACGCTTCCTGCGCTGGAACGCCGCGGTCATGGTCATCAACGCCAACAAGGAGGCCGAGGGCATCGGCGGCCACCTGTCGACGTTCGCCTCTTCGGCGATGCTCTACGAGGTCGGCTTCAACCACTTCTTCCGGGGCAAGGAGGACGGGCTGGCCGGCGACCACGTGTACTTCCAGGGCCACGCCGCTCCGGGCGTGTACGCCCGGGCCTACCTCGAGCGCCGTCTCGACGAGACGCACCTCGACAACTTCCGCCGCGAGATCGGCGGCGAAGGGCTGTCGAGCTACCCGCACCCGTGGCTGATGCCCGACTTCTGGGAGTTCCCGACGGTCTCGATGGGCCTCGGCCCGATCAACTCGATCTACCACGCCCGCTTCAACAAGTACCTCCACAACCGCAGCATCGACGACACCACCGGGAGCCGGGTGTGGTGCTTCCTCGGCGACGGCGAGACCGACGAGCCCGAGACGCTCGGGTCCATCTCGCTGGCGGGCCGCGAGCAGCTCGACAACCTCGTGTGGGTCGTCAACTGCAACCTGCAGCGCCTCGACGGACCCGTCCGCGGGAACGGCAAGATCATCCAGGAGCTCGAGTCGGTCTTCCGCGGCGCCGGCTGGAACGTGATCAAGGTCATCTGGGGCGCCGGGTGGGACGACCTGTTGGCCCGCGACGTCGACGGGATCCTGCTGGCCAAGATGAACGCCACCCTCGACGGTGAGTGGCAGCGCTATGCCGTCGAAGAGGGGTCCTACATCCGCGAGCACTTCTTCGGCCCCGACCCGCGGTTGCGCAAGCTCGTCGAGCACCTGAGCGACGACGACCTGCGGGCCCTGCCCCGCGGCGGCCACGACTACAAGAAGGTGTACGCCGCCTACCAGGCAGCCGCGTCGAGCCGTGGCGCTCCCACCGTGATCCTCGCCAAGACGGTGAAGGGGTGGGCGCTCGGCTCCGAGGTGGAGGGGCGCAACGCCACCCACCAGATCAAGAAGCTGTCGATGGCCCAGCTGCGCGTCCTGCGCGAACGGCTCCACCTCCACGACGACATCCCCGACGACGCCCTCGACGACGAGGACACCCCGCCCTACCACCGGCCGGCCGAGGACTCCCCGGAGCACCAGTACCTCGTGAGCCGCCGCAAGGCCCTCGACGGCCCCGTGCCGACCCGGTCGACGGCGGTGCGACGCCCGCTCGCGATGCCCGCCGACGCCGCCTTCTCCGAGTTCGACGCCGGGTCCGGGGGTCAGGCGGTGTCGACCACCATGGCGTTCACCCGCATGCTGCGCAGCCTCTGCCGCGACGACGACTTCGGGCGTCGCGTCGTCCCGATCATCCCCGACGAGGCCCGCACGTTCGGCATGGACGCCCTGTTCCGGGAGCTGAAGATCTACGCCTCCGCGGGCCAGCTCTACGAGCCCGTCGACGCCTCGCTGCTGCTCTCCTACGTCGAGGGCAAGGATGGCCAGATCCTCGAGGAGGGCATCACCGAGGCCGGCTCGATGGCCAGCTTCACCGCCGCCGGCACCAGCTACGCCACCCGCGGCGTCCCGATGGTGCCGTTCTTCATCTTCTACTCGATGTTCGGCTTCCAGCGGGTGGGCGACCTCATCTGGGCGGCGGCCGACGCCCAGGCCAAGGGCTTCCTCATCGCCGCCACCGCCGGGCGCACCACGCTGCTCGGCGAGGGCCTGCAGCACCAGGACGGCCACAGCCTCGTCCTGGCCTCCACCGTGCCGACCTGCCACGCCTACGACCCGGCCTTCGCCTACGAGATGGCGGCGATCATCAAGCACGGCCTCCACCGGATGTACGGCGGCCCCGGGGGCACCTCGACCCACGGTGACGGCGGCTTCTACTACCTCACCGCCTACAACGAGAACTACGAGATGCCGGCCCGCCCCGACGGCGTCACCGACGACGACATCGTGGGCGGGCTGTACCGCTGGAGCGGGGCGCCGGAGGGTCTCGAGGCGAAGGCCACGGTCGTGTTCTCGGGCACCGCGCAGGCCGCCGCCCGAGACGCGCAGCAGGCGCTGGCCGAGCAGGGCATCGGGATCGAGCTGTGGTCGGCCACCTCGTACAAGACGTTGCGCGAGGACGCCCTCGAGGTCGAGCGCTGGAACCGCCTGCACCCCCTCGACGAGAACCGGACCAGCGTCGTGGCCGAGCGTCTCGGCGCCGCACCGGGGCCGATCGTGGCGGTGACCGACTTCATGAAGTCGGTGCCCGACCAGATCGCCCGGTTCGTCCCGAAGCGCTTCGTCCCGCTCGGCACCGACGGCTTCGGTCGGTCCGACACGCGCGAGGCGTTGCGGCGCTTCTTCGAGACCGACGCCGCCCACGTCGAGGTGGCGGTGCTCTCGGCGCTGGCCGCCGAGGGAGAGGTCGACGCCACGGCGGTGGCCGACGCCATCAAACGCCACGAGCTCGACGCCGACAGCCCCGACCCCCGCACCCGCTGA